One Brassica oleracea var. oleracea cultivar TO1000 chromosome C7, BOL, whole genome shotgun sequence genomic window carries:
- the LOC106305487 gene encoding uncharacterized protein LOC106305487, whose product MEQNPKTERRKWRYTWEAQSHSPNLRLFLFDSETNPKNHCNNLSVSIIPEKSQLLVSWIGSEAERREDGVSLRVTVPRVLLDAESPIKFRALDDHIEVRLVLLLPVDHPLVSDLVTGDGEKSAPLVMGYDVKTLTLMGGVHLHCRKCSVRLTKRALFEFSEMPSVNWRESADNWFGTCCCSFGGISEKMVVKYTNSYACSSGLCLLSATTVLLSEDDLVECILSDKVGMGRGCDIGRVELGSGRSEVDSESHENGGEVDDSRDKVSSVPECCVHDSHGSSEGFQLDQRLTLDKKFLLDGFLEDVFMAKASNVSKNLDWIELACPECSSPLGAYPSGCGSNNEPIDGGVRLFKCYISTSPATGESSDVFRRYTLERMFTNQLVECAKEELSFHVLVKDLTTKSHLFQIIILNPNSWSLTGLCSSLDEAGSTSELSPIVKVLFSDCNSSLVKKVDEEVYILKGQGEELIELLTRASKFLPSSCAYLQDSLVSSMHL is encoded by the coding sequence ATGGAGCAAAACCCTAAAACAGAGAGGAGAAAATGGCGGTACACATGGGAAGCTCAGTCTCATTCTCCGAACCTTCGTCTGTTTCTTTTCGACTCTGAAACTAACCCTAAGAACCACTGCAATAACCTCAGTGTCTCTATAATCCCCGAAAAATCTCAACTTCTCGTCTCATGGATCGGTTCCGAAGCAGAGAGAAGAGAAGATGGTGTTTCTCTCCGTGTCACTGTTCCCAGGGTGTTGCTAGATGCCGAATCTCCGATAAAGTTCAGAGCTTTGGACGATCACATCGAGGTTAGACTTGTTCTGTTACTCCCCGTTGATCATCCTCTAGTCTCCGATTTGGTGACTGGAGATGGAGAAAAGTCTGCGCCTTTAGTGATGGGCTATGATGTAAAGACTCTGACTTTAATGGGAGGAGTTCATCTACACTGTAGAAAATGCTCAGTTAGGTTAACAAAGAGAGCCCTTTTCGAGTTCTCGGAGATGCCGTCTGTTAATTGGCGGGAATCAGCTGATAACTGGTTTGGTACTTGCTGTTGTTCGTTTGGTGGGATTAGTGAGAAGATGGTGGTTAAGTACACTAACTCTTATGCATGCTCTAGTGGGTTGTGTCTGCTTAGTGCTACAACTGTTTTGCTTAGCGAGGATGACCTCGTAGAGTGTATCTTGTCTGATAAAGTTGGAATGGGTCGGGGTTGTGATATTGGTAGAGTTGAATTGGGTTCGGGAAGAAGTGAAGTGGATAGTGAGAGCCATGAGAATGGAGGTGAGGTTGATGACTCGAGAGACAAGGTATCATCAGTTCCTGAATGTTGTGTACATGACTCACATGGCTCTAGTGAGGGTTTTCAGCTGGACCAGAGACTTACACTCGATAAGAAGTTTCTGCTTGATGGGTTTCTTGAGGATGTTTTCATGGCAAAGGCATCGAATGTATCCAAGAATCTTGATTGGATTGAGTTGGCTTGCCCAGAGTGCTCATCTCCTCTTGGAGCCTATCCTTCTGGCTGCGGGAGCAACAATGAACCCATAGATGGTGGAGTTAGACTCTTCAAGTGCTACATCTCCACATCGCCGGCGACGGGTGAATCCTCTGATGTTTTCAGGAGATACACATTGGAGAGAATGTTTACCAATCAGCTAGTGGAATGCGCCAAAGAAGAGTTATCGTTTCATGTGTTGGTCAAAGACTTAACCACCAAATCGCATCTCTTCCAGATTATCATCCTGAATCCGAACTCTTGGTCCTTGACTGGTCTGTGCTCGAGCTTAGATGAAGCAGGCTCCACGTCAGAGCTAAGTCCGATTGTGAAGGTTCTGTTTTCAGATTGCAACAGCTCACTGGTGAAGAAGGTTGATGAAGAAGTTTACATTTTGAAGGGACAAGGAGAGGAGTTGATAGAGCTACTTACACGTGCAAGCAAGTTTCTTCCATCTTCGTGTGCATATCTTCAAGACTCCCTTGTCTCATCTATGCATCTATGA
- the LOC106305465 gene encoding B3 domain-containing transcription factor FUS3-like yields MGEAGYAHDVETKVSALMASVDHLPMFGSGSGHDNGYLSASVPLLGVNWKKRRMPRQRRSSSSFNLLSFPTLPPSSHVPTHLPARKIDTGKLRFLFQKELKNSDVSSLRRMILPKKAAEAHLPALEYKEGIPLEMEDLDGLHVWTFKYRFWPNNNSRMYVLENTGDFVSTHCVQPGDFIMFYQYLDSCNYVIQAKKAYEEEEDITNVEEDDVYTNLTRIENTVLNDLPLPDYNQHYNNNNNNEKCSYVYPAFDDVTATTTNAPFVYDTTALSSNDTPLDYLGGPATTTSTNSYYSELGPFEGFGSVENISLDDF; encoded by the exons ATGGGTGAAGCTGGTTATGCTCATGATGTGGAAACCAAGGTATCTGCTCTAATGGCAAGTGTTGATCATCTTCCAATGTTTGGATCTGGGTCTGGTCATGATAATGGGTACTTATCGGCGTCTGTGCCTCTTCTGGGTGTTAACTGGAAGAAGAGAAGGATGCCTAGGCAGAGACGCTCGTCTTCTTCCTTTAACCTTCTCTCTTTTCCTACTTTGCCTCCCTCTTCCCACGTGCCGACTCATCTTCCCGCACGT AAAATAGACACAGGAAAGCTAAGATTCCTCTTCCAAAAGGAATTGAAGAACAGTGACGTCAGCTCCCTCCGCCGAATGATACTCCCCAAG AAAGCAGCGGAGGCTCACTTGCCGGCGTTAGAATACAAGGAAGGGATACCTTTAGAAATGGAAGATCTGGATGGTCTTCACGTTTGGACCTTCAAGTACAG GTTCTGGCCTAACAACAATAGCAGAATGTACGTGCTCGAAAACACAG GGGACTTTGTGAGTACTCATTGTGTGCAGCCTGGTGACTTCATCATGTTCTACCAATATCTCGACTCTTGCAATTAC GTGATACAAGCAAAAAAGGCATATGAAGAAGAAGAAGACATAACTAACGTGGAAGAAGATGACGTTTACACAAACTTAACAAGGATTGAAAACACTGTGCTTAACGATCTTCCCCTCCCAGATTATAATCAACATTACAACAACAACAACAACAACGAAAAATGTTCATACGTTTACCCCGCCTTCGATGATGTCACCGCCACAACCACCAACGCACCTTTCGTTTACGACACGACGGCTCTCAGCTCAAACGACACTCCTCTCGATTATTTGGGTGGGCCCGCGACGACGACATCGACTAATAGTTATTACTCCGAGTTAGGACCATTCGAGGGTTTTGGCTCAGTCGAGAATATCTCCCTCGATGACTTCTAA
- the LOC106305488 gene encoding short-chain dehydrogenase reductase 3a, translating to MLRSFTRNFKLIVENGSNSKPVISTLLYSTSSSRRLEGKVAVITGGASGLGKATAEEFVNHGAQAIIVDIDEEAGRMVTTELGSAAHFIKCDVTEEEQVARAFETVMARHGKLDILLNSAGISCSISPPSIADLDMDIYDQVMRLNVRGTVLGIKHAARAMIPAGSGSILCLSSISGLMGGLGPYAYSMSKFTIPGVVKTVAGELCKHGLRINCISPASIPTPLTLRMFREALAGHNIPEEHLMAIVNATGDLKGEKCEERDVAKAALYLASDDAKFVTGHNLVVDGGFTCFKSLNLPFP from the exons ATGTTGAGGTCATTCACAAG AAACTTCAAACTCATTGTAGAAAATGGTTCCAACTCCAAGCCAGTTATCTCTACTCTCCTATATTCAACGTCTTCTTCAAG AAGGTTAGAAGGCAAAGTAGCAGTCATAACAGGCGGAGCAAGCGGCCTAGGGAAGGCCACGGCGGAGGAATTTGTAAATCATGGTGCTCAAGCCATTATTGTAGATATAGACGAGGAGGCTGGTCGTATGGTAACTACCGAACTTGGCTCAGCGGCACATTTCATTAAATGCGATGTCACTGAGGAGGAACAAGTCGCTAGAGCCTTCGAAACCGTCATGGCTCGCCATGGGAAGCTTGACATACTGCTCAATAGCGCAGGAATATCGT GCTCCATATCACCACCAAGCATAGCCGACCTAGACATGGACATTTACGACCAAGTGATGCGTCTCAACGTACGAGGAACCGTCTTAGGGATAAAGCATGCGGCTCGAGCCATGATCCCCGCTGGCTCGGGCTCCATCCTTTGCCTCTCTAGCATCAGCGGCTTGATGGGCGGTTTGGGCCCATATGCATACTCAATGTCTAAATTCACAATACCGGGTGTGGTCAAGACGGTTGCTGGTGAGCTGTGCAAGCATGGCTTAAGGATTAACTGTATATCACCTGCGAGCATCCCAACGCCTCTAACGCTAAGGATGTTTCGAGAAGCGTTGGCTGGTCACAACATTCCGGAGGAACATCTTATGGCGATTGTGAACGCGACGGGAGACTTAAAGGGAGAAAAGTGTGAAGAGAGAGACGTGGCTAAAGCGGCTTTGTATTTGGCATCTGATGATGCTAAGTTTGTGACGGGGCATAACCTTGTTGTTGACGGTGGATTTACATGTTTCAAGTCTCTTAATCTCCCTTTCCCGTAA
- the LOC106305486 gene encoding transcription factor ICE1, whose protein sequence is MVLDGNGGGVWLGGGGERVQEEENEEASWGRNQEDGAQYKPMLEGGGDWFTSNQPHPQDLQMLQSQQDFRFLGGFGFNPNDNLLLLHQSMDSSSSCSPSQAFSLDPSQASFLAAANNKSCLLNVPSSANPFDNAFEFGSDSGFLNQIQAPVSMGFGSLTQLGSSVPDFLSARSLLPPENNNTTPLCGGGGGGGGGGGGGFTPLELEGFGSPASFVGSRPKVLKPLEVLASSGAQPTLFQKRAAMRQSSGSKMGNSESSGMRRLSDDGDMDETGVEVSGLNYESDELNESGKASESVQNGGGKGKKKGMPAKNLMAERRRRKKLNDRLYMLRSVVPKISKMDRASILGDAIDYLKELLQRINDLHNELESTPAGSLPPTSSSFHPLTPTPQTLSCRVKEELCPSSLPSPKGQQARVEVRLREGRAVNIHMFCGRRPGLLLATMKALDNLGLDVQQAVISCFNGFALDVFRAEQCQEGQEILPDQIKAVLFDTAGYAGMI, encoded by the exons ATGGTTCTCGACGGAAACGGCGGTGGTGTATGGTTAGGCGGCGGCGGAGAACGGGTTCAGGAGGAGGAGAACGAGGAAGCTTCGTGGGGTAGGAATCAAGAAGACGGTGCTCAGTACAAGCCTATGCTTGAAGGTGGTGGTGATTGGTTTACTAGTAACCAACCACATCCACAAGATCTCCAGATGCTGCAGAGCCAGCAAGACTTCAGATTCCTCGGTGGGTTTGGTTTCAACCCCAACGACAATCTTCTTCTTCTTCACCAGTCCATGGACTCGTCTTCCTCTTGCTCTCCTTCTCAGGCTTTTAGCCTCGACCCGTCTCAAGCTTCGTTCTTGGCCGCCGCTAACAACAAGTCTTGTCTCCTCAACGTTCCTTCCTCCGCAAACCCTTTTGACAATGCCTTCGAGTTCGGGTCGGATTCTGGTTTCCTTAACCAAATCCAAGCTCCGGTTTCCATGGGGTTCGGTTCGTTGACGCAGCTGGGGAGCTCCGTCCCTGACTTCTTATCTGCCCGGTCGCTTCTCCCGCCGGAAAACAACAACACAACACCCTTATGCGGCGGCGGAGGAGGAGGAGGAGGTGGAGGTGGAGGTGGGTTCACACCGTTGGAGCTGGAAGGGTTTGGGAGTCCTGCGAGTTTTGTCGGGAGCAGACCGAAGGTTCTGAAGCCTTTAGAGGTGTTGGCGTCGTCTGGTGCGCAGCCTACTCTGTTCCAGAAGCGTGCAGCCATGCGTCAGAGCTCTGGAAGCAAGATGGGGAACTCGGAGAGCTCGGGGATGAGGAGGCTGAGCGATGATGGAGATATGGATGAGACTGGAGTTGAGGTTTCAGGGCTGAACTATGAGTCTGATGAGCTGAACGAGAGCGGTAAAGCTTCTGAGAGTGTTCAGAATGGAGGAGGTAAAGGGAAGAAAAAAGGGATGCCTGCTAAGAATCTGATGGCTGAGAGGAGGAGGAGGAAGAAGCTTAATGATAGGCTTTACATGCTTAGATCAGTTGTCCCCAAGATCAGCAAA ATGGATAGAGCATCAATACTTGGAGATGCAATTGATTATCTTAAGGAGCTTTTACAAAGGATCAATGATCTTCACAACGAACTTGAGTCCACTCCAGCTGGATCTTTGCCTCCAACTTCGTCAAGCTTCCATCCATTAACGCCTACACCGCAAACTCTTTCTTGCCGTGTCAAGGAAGAGTTATGCCCCTCTTCTTTGCCAAGCCCTAAAGGCCAGCAAGCAAGA GTTGAGGTTAGATTAAGGGAAGGAAGAGCAGTGAACATTCACATGTTCTGTGGTCGTAGACCGGGTCTTTTGCTCGCTACCATGAAGGCCTTGGATAATCTTGGATTGGATGTTCAGCAAGCTGTGATCAGCTGTTTCAACGGGTTTGCCTTGGATGTTTTCCGCGCTGAG CAATGCCAAGAAGGACAGGAGATATTGCCTGATCAAATCAAAGCAGTGCTTTTCGATACAGCGGGCTACGCTGGTATGATCTGA